Proteins encoded by one window of Salmonirosea aquatica:
- a CDS encoding RluA family pseudouridine synthase: MKIDFKDIILFENDDFLIVNKPHNLATLDERTADRGGSLLRLAKDYNPDLQAAHRLDKETSGALAFAKHREAYRHLAMQFEHREVTKRYHAVVNGMHNLDSVSVYLPIVQLKSGTAVAIDRVKGKLAETIFNTLKVYKGYTLVECMPITGRMHQIRIHLSCLKAPIVNDPQYGGEPIYLSSIKRKFNLKQGTEEQPLIQRVALHAHSLSFFLMDGEGIRVEAPYPKDMEVLVKQLDKWGA, translated from the coding sequence ATGAAGATTGATTTTAAAGATATTATTCTATTCGAAAACGACGATTTTCTGATCGTCAATAAACCTCACAATCTGGCCACTCTGGACGAGCGCACCGCCGACCGCGGGGGTAGCCTATTGCGTCTGGCCAAAGACTATAATCCTGACCTACAAGCCGCCCACCGACTGGATAAGGAAACTTCGGGAGCCCTGGCTTTTGCCAAACACCGCGAGGCATACCGGCATCTGGCCATGCAGTTTGAACACCGAGAGGTTACCAAGCGCTACCATGCCGTAGTGAATGGCATGCATAACCTGGATAGTGTGTCGGTGTACCTACCCATAGTGCAACTCAAAAGCGGTACGGCCGTGGCGATTGATCGCGTCAAAGGTAAATTGGCCGAAACCATATTCAACACGCTGAAAGTGTACAAAGGCTATACATTGGTGGAATGCATGCCCATCACGGGCCGGATGCACCAGATTCGGATTCACCTTTCCTGCCTGAAAGCCCCTATCGTCAACGATCCGCAGTATGGCGGCGAACCGATCTACCTGTCCAGCATCAAGCGAAAGTTCAACCTCAAACAAGGTACCGAAGAACAGCCGTTGATTCAGCGCGTGGCGTTGCACGCGCATTCACTATCGTTTTTCCTGATGGATGGGGAAGGGATTCGGGTAGAAGCGCCGTACCCCAAGGATATGGAGGTATTGGTGAAGCAATTGGATAAGTGGGGAGCGTAG
- a CDS encoding TonB-dependent receptor has translation MKKHFFSTLFLGLLSVAAFAQTGTIKGAILDANSKEAIIGGSVVLKGTTPPVGTSTDIEGNFELRNVPTGSHTVVISYVSYKPKEVEVTVYPNQAVLINSTLEEDVATLSEVKIVGQRQTFTDVSVITEIRQAEQVAVGISAQQIQKSQDRDASQVIRRVPGVSIQDDRFVIIRGLNERYNTVMLNDAITPSTEVDVKSFSFDLIPSSAIDRMVIYKSGAPELPGEFAGGVIKIYTKTVPDENGLSLSIASSYRAGTTFQNALSYKGTSGDIIGFGAGDRTLPASFPTTSTLLNENRPSEGTLRAFRNLPDFYNVSTISNNPDLRLSLGYNRKMYVGDKTLTTFNNISYTNTHQLLNTDQYRYLAFNTSTKSSPIQTEYNDQFNTENVRLGAMSNWALILNPNNKIEFRNLFNQLTNKETIFRQGYSQENGRDVENYAFRYEAKSIYSGQLSGTHDVSDATTIKWTGAFGYTHREEPDFRRFVSSRDIGTNDPFKVEIVPGSNASLTRGARFYSTLNEYTSSLRADIEHRVRRKGYADNDKMDIKLRAGAYGEYKDRAFQARWFNLTNPGGTSQEVLNLPFDQLFSPGNIALDKLYYAERTNYDDKYDAQSVLAAGYVGAYYPFTPKFNASVGFRAEFSRQQLQSRLRGSGVAVDVDNPIFRPLPSVNLAYNLTDKALLRLAYSITLNRPEFRELAPFTYYDFAFDVSRVGNPNLKTPSIQNADLRYEFYPSDGEVISLAGFYKYFTNPIETKVLYAGSGVAFTVDNAQKAYAVGAELEIRKSLKALTSSSFVDNLTLLLNASLIKSNVTTGFASQDNNRPLQGQSPYLVNAGIYYNDVNRGWQINALYNVVGQRIFLVGDKEVQPTVYEMPRNVIDLNIIKALGEHLQLKIGIQDLLNQRFRLIQDSNLDQKITSQDDTYQTYRRGTYSTIGLSYKF, from the coding sequence ATGAAAAAACATTTCTTCTCAACCCTGTTCCTTGGGCTGCTTTCCGTGGCAGCCTTCGCCCAAACCGGAACCATCAAAGGCGCTATTCTTGACGCCAACTCCAAAGAGGCCATCATCGGCGGAAGCGTCGTACTCAAAGGCACCACCCCTCCGGTAGGTACCTCCACCGACATCGAAGGCAACTTCGAACTTCGCAATGTACCCACCGGCAGTCACACGGTTGTTATCAGCTACGTATCCTACAAGCCAAAGGAAGTAGAGGTGACGGTGTATCCCAATCAGGCCGTACTGATCAACAGTACCCTGGAAGAGGACGTGGCCACGCTGTCGGAAGTTAAAATCGTGGGCCAGCGCCAGACGTTCACCGATGTGTCGGTCATCACCGAGATCCGGCAAGCCGAGCAGGTGGCCGTGGGGATTTCGGCGCAGCAGATTCAGAAATCGCAGGACCGCGATGCTTCGCAGGTCATTCGCCGCGTACCAGGCGTATCCATTCAGGACGATCGCTTCGTGATTATTCGCGGCCTCAACGAGCGCTACAATACTGTGATGCTCAACGATGCCATTACACCTTCGACCGAAGTGGACGTAAAATCCTTTTCCTTCGATTTGATTCCCAGCTCGGCCATCGACCGCATGGTGATTTACAAATCGGGTGCTCCCGAGCTACCCGGCGAATTTGCGGGTGGCGTGATCAAGATTTACACCAAAACGGTTCCCGACGAGAATGGACTTTCGTTGAGCATCGCCAGCAGCTACCGGGCTGGAACTACCTTTCAAAATGCCCTTAGCTACAAAGGTACCTCCGGTGATATCATTGGGTTTGGCGCCGGAGACCGGACGTTACCGGCTTCTTTCCCAACCACCTCCACGCTCCTAAATGAAAACCGGCCTTCTGAGGGTACCCTGCGGGCTTTCCGAAATCTGCCTGACTTCTATAATGTAAGTACCATCAGCAACAACCCCGATCTGCGCCTTTCGCTGGGCTACAACCGCAAAATGTACGTGGGTGATAAAACTCTTACCACCTTTAACAATATAAGCTACACCAACACGCATCAGTTGCTGAATACGGATCAGTACAGGTACCTGGCCTTCAATACGTCTACCAAAAGTTCTCCTATCCAAACGGAATACAACGATCAGTTCAATACGGAAAATGTACGCTTGGGGGCGATGTCAAACTGGGCATTGATTCTGAATCCTAATAACAAGATTGAATTCCGTAACCTGTTCAACCAGCTTACCAACAAGGAAACCATTTTCCGTCAGGGATACAGCCAGGAAAATGGCCGGGATGTAGAAAACTACGCCTTCCGTTACGAGGCCAAAAGTATTTACAGCGGACAGCTGAGCGGTACGCACGATGTGTCGGATGCCACGACAATAAAGTGGACGGGTGCCTTCGGCTACACCCACCGCGAGGAGCCGGATTTTCGTCGCTTCGTATCGAGCCGCGACATCGGTACCAATGATCCTTTCAAAGTGGAAATAGTACCCGGCAGCAACGCCAGCCTTACCCGGGGAGCCCGTTTCTACTCCACACTGAACGAATACACGTCTTCCCTGCGGGCCGATATTGAGCACCGGGTGCGTCGTAAAGGCTACGCCGACAACGACAAGATGGACATCAAGCTGCGGGCGGGTGCTTATGGTGAGTATAAGGACCGTGCTTTTCAGGCCCGCTGGTTCAACTTGACCAATCCCGGGGGTACATCGCAAGAGGTACTCAACCTACCCTTCGACCAGTTGTTCAGCCCCGGCAATATTGCGCTTGACAAGCTGTACTACGCCGAGCGTACCAATTATGACGACAAGTATGACGCCCAAAGTGTACTGGCAGCGGGTTATGTAGGGGCTTACTACCCATTTACGCCCAAATTCAATGCCTCAGTTGGTTTTCGGGCTGAATTCAGTCGCCAGCAATTGCAGAGCCGCCTGCGCGGTTCCGGGGTAGCTGTTGATGTGGACAACCCCATTTTCCGACCACTTCCTTCGGTCAACCTGGCCTACAACCTGACGGACAAAGCCCTGCTGCGTCTGGCGTATAGCATCACGCTGAACCGTCCCGAATTCCGGGAACTGGCCCCGTTCACCTACTATGACTTTGCGTTCGACGTGTCACGGGTAGGTAACCCTAATCTGAAAACACCTTCGATTCAGAATGCGGATTTGCGCTACGAATTCTACCCCTCAGATGGCGAGGTGATTTCGTTGGCCGGTTTTTACAAATACTTTACCAACCCCATCGAGACAAAAGTTTTATATGCGGGCTCGGGAGTGGCTTTCACGGTGGACAACGCGCAGAAAGCGTATGCAGTGGGTGCCGAACTGGAAATTCGTAAGTCGTTGAAAGCTTTGACTTCATCCAGCTTTGTGGATAACCTCACGTTGCTGTTAAATGCTTCCCTGATCAAAAGTAACGTAACGACGGGCTTTGCGTCCCAGGATAATAACCGTCCGTTGCAGGGACAGTCGCCCTACCTGGTTAACGCGGGAATTTATTACAACGATGTCAACCGGGGCTGGCAGATCAATGCACTTTATAATGTAGTCGGTCAGCGCATATTCCTGGTGGGCGACAAGGAAGTACAGCCCACGGTATACGAAATGCCCCGCAATGTCATCGACCTGAACATCATCAAAGCCCTGGGTGAGCACTTGCAATTAAAAATTGGGATTCAGGATCTGTTGAATCAACGGTTCCGCCTGATTCAGGACAGTAATCTCGATCAGAAGATTACCTCGCAGGACGATACCTATCAGACCTACCGCCGGGGTACCTACTCCACGATCGGCTTGAGCTATAAATTTTAA
- a CDS encoding nitroreductase family protein translates to MEKRRSLRFFSDHPVPKAAVEQILMTASTAPSGAHKQPWTFCAVSDHAIKRQIRLAAEEEEYRSYHGRMSAEWLRDLAPLGTDWHKPFLETTPWLIIVFRRIYEFGEGGKKQNNYYVNESVGIACGFLLAAIHQAGLVALTHTPSPMDFLTKVLNRPANEKPYLLIPIGYPAPDATVPDLIRKRSDEVIVWYE, encoded by the coding sequence ATGGAAAAGCGCCGCTCTCTGCGATTCTTTTCGGATCATCCGGTGCCGAAAGCGGCTGTCGAGCAGATTCTTATGACAGCCTCTACCGCACCTTCGGGTGCCCATAAGCAGCCCTGGACTTTTTGTGCGGTGAGCGATCATGCAATAAAACGGCAAATCAGACTAGCGGCCGAAGAAGAGGAATACCGCAGCTACCACGGACGTATGAGCGCAGAATGGCTGCGCGACCTGGCCCCGCTGGGTACCGACTGGCACAAGCCTTTCCTGGAAACCACCCCGTGGCTGATCATCGTATTTCGGCGGATTTATGAATTTGGGGAAGGTGGGAAGAAGCAGAACAACTACTATGTCAATGAATCGGTAGGAATCGCCTGCGGATTTTTGCTGGCCGCCATTCATCAGGCCGGGTTGGTGGCGCTTACGCACACGCCCAGTCCGATGGATTTCCTGACGAAAGTACTAAACCGGCCCGCTAATGAAAAACCTTATCTGCTGATACCCATAGGGTACCCCGCCCCGGATGCTACGGTACCTGATCTCATCCGCAAGCGCAGTGACGAGGTGATAGTCTGGTATGAATGA
- a CDS encoding CopD family protein: protein MYLYVKSLHIIFIVSWFAGLFYMPRLFVYHTEANDRPETERRVLFGQFVKMEGLLFRAIMVPALWLTLITGTTLLYLMPEWLSQGWMQIKLGFVAGLVGYHLYTRKLLYELKAEQFRFSSLQLRLWNEVATIFLFAIVFLVILKSTVQWLWGVGGLLVFAVLIMSAVRLAKRAREKRDIE from the coding sequence ATGTACCTCTACGTAAAATCACTGCACATCATTTTTATCGTGAGCTGGTTCGCAGGATTGTTCTATATGCCACGCCTATTTGTGTACCATACTGAAGCCAACGACCGTCCCGAAACGGAGCGCCGGGTTTTGTTTGGGCAGTTTGTCAAAATGGAGGGTCTATTGTTCCGGGCGATTATGGTACCCGCCCTGTGGCTCACCCTCATTACAGGTACTACCCTGCTCTATCTGATGCCCGAGTGGCTGAGTCAGGGCTGGATGCAGATCAAGCTGGGGTTTGTGGCGGGGCTGGTAGGGTACCACCTGTATACCCGAAAACTCCTGTACGAATTGAAGGCCGAACAGTTTCGTTTTTCGTCCTTGCAACTACGACTCTGGAATGAGGTGGCTACCATATTCCTGTTTGCCATCGTTTTTTTGGTTATCTTAAAAAGTACCGTTCAATGGCTTTGGGGGGTCGGTGGGCTACTTGTTTTTGCGGTGCTCATCATGAGCGCAGTGCGTCTGGCGAAGCGGGCAAGAGAGAAACGGGATATTGAATAG
- the hpt gene encoding hypoxanthine phosphoribosyltransferase codes for MITVKDKTFVPFLDPNELERRIKELATELNEDYQDKSPLFVVVLKGAFLFAAELFKYVTIPSEITFVRLSSYETMESSGRVKQIIGLEESVQDRHVVIVEDIVDTGLTMAQLTAQLRGKGAISVEIATLLHKPEAMREEVDTRYVGFVIENRFVVGFGLDYEEQGRNLNGVYVLAEAPEEKDTKEAQPEGNKGTK; via the coding sequence ATGATTACTGTAAAAGATAAAACCTTTGTACCCTTTCTGGATCCCAACGAGCTGGAGCGGCGGATCAAAGAACTGGCCACTGAACTTAACGAAGACTACCAGGATAAGAGTCCTCTGTTTGTGGTGGTGTTGAAAGGCGCCTTTCTGTTCGCCGCCGAGCTGTTCAAGTACGTGACCATTCCCAGTGAGATTACCTTCGTCCGGCTCTCGTCGTACGAAACCATGGAGTCGTCGGGACGGGTCAAGCAAATTATCGGACTGGAAGAGTCCGTGCAGGACCGGCACGTGGTGATTGTGGAGGACATCGTCGATACTGGCCTCACGATGGCCCAACTCACCGCTCAACTCCGGGGTAAGGGTGCGATCAGTGTAGAAATCGCTACGTTACTTCATAAGCCCGAGGCCATGCGTGAAGAAGTGGATACTCGCTATGTAGGCTTCGTAATAGAAAACCGTTTCGTGGTTGGCTTTGGTCTGGATTATGAAGAGCAGGGTCGCAATCTTAATGGGGTGTATGTGTTGGCGGAGGCTCCCGAGGAGAAGGATACCAAAGAGGCACAGCCAGAAGGGAACAAAGGCACAAAGTAA
- a CDS encoding Lrp/AsnC family transcriptional regulator has product MSSNLKLDQIDRKVLEILQSNAKITNAQLSKEIGLSPAPTLERVKKLEHAGIIKSYHAQLDPEKVGLGVSTFVQISLVGHKKVVTDSFVAKVNSIPDIIECHHITGTGDFLIKVISKDISTYQKLMLETINEIEEVANTQTMVILSTFKESKTLPLP; this is encoded by the coding sequence ATGTCATCTAACTTGAAACTCGATCAGATCGATCGTAAAGTACTGGAAATACTCCAATCTAACGCCAAAATCACTAACGCGCAGCTTTCTAAAGAAATCGGACTTTCTCCTGCCCCCACGCTCGAACGTGTTAAAAAACTGGAACATGCAGGTATCATCAAGAGTTACCATGCTCAGTTGGATCCCGAAAAGGTAGGGCTGGGGGTAAGTACCTTTGTGCAGATTTCCTTAGTCGGTCACAAAAAAGTGGTAACCGATTCTTTTGTAGCAAAAGTCAATTCGATTCCTGACATCATCGAATGCCATCACATTACCGGAACGGGTGATTTTCTGATCAAAGTGATTTCAAAGGACATCAGCACTTACCAAAAACTGATGCTTGAAACGATCAACGAGATCGAGGAAGTGGCCAATACACAGACGATGGTAATTCTATCTACCTTTAAGGAAAGCAAAACACTTCCCTTGCCTTAA
- the msrA gene encoding peptide-methionine (S)-S-oxide reductase MsrA, with amino-acid sequence MNNETNSDLSVATFGTGCFWCTEAVFQTMQGVHKVVSGYSGGQRANPTYEQVCSGATGHAECVQVTYDPNQVSYAELLEAFFRSHDPTTLNRQGNDVGTQYRSVIFYHNEGQHQLAEEAVKELDKSGAYSNPIVTEISPAETFYPAEAYHQNYFINNPGQGYCAFVVAPKVEKFKKVFKEKLKPEFV; translated from the coding sequence ATGAACAACGAAACCAACAGCGACCTCAGCGTCGCCACCTTCGGTACGGGTTGCTTCTGGTGTACCGAGGCCGTTTTCCAAACCATGCAGGGGGTACATAAGGTAGTATCGGGTTATTCGGGCGGACAGCGCGCAAACCCTACCTACGAACAGGTATGCAGCGGGGCGACCGGCCATGCTGAATGCGTACAGGTTACCTACGATCCCAATCAGGTCAGTTACGCCGAGTTGCTCGAAGCTTTTTTCCGCAGCCACGACCCTACCACGCTCAACCGCCAGGGCAACGATGTAGGTACCCAGTATCGGTCGGTTATTTTCTACCACAACGAAGGCCAGCACCAGCTCGCCGAAGAGGCTGTAAAAGAGTTGGATAAATCGGGCGCTTATTCAAATCCGATCGTTACGGAAATTTCACCGGCCGAAACCTTCTACCCTGCCGAGGCCTACCACCAGAATTATTTCATCAACAATCCCGGCCAGGGGTACTGTGCCTTTGTGGTAGCGCCCAAGGTGGAAAAATTCAAGAAAGTCTTCAAAGAGAAACTGAAGCCGGAATTCGTTTAG
- a CDS encoding tetratricopeptide repeat protein → MLKKSNPYPLIFLFWLVLALTPGRAQLYSASDLDKNYDMLLKNPGVQIEATEAINLLYNYKFSEAESEFRWLKYRYPHHPMPQFLMGLADWWKIVPNTDNTAYDDRFLARMDSCIYLAEKLYEQKEYKVEPAFFLAAAYAFKGRLYAERKQWTKATFAGKNALKYLEKSKGYGELSPELLFGDGIYNYYSEWIPKEYPLLKPVLIFFQKGNKKLGIQQLEKVANNAFYTRVEARYFLLQIYSLENQYGKAYDMAKYMWQTFPDNPYFERYFCRSAFVTGHSSEARQAARNMLDKIERGLPGYEGVSGRNAAYVLGYYSFNYDKNYEEAANYYQKAINYSVQTNSLDAGYYVSSLIGLGKIAQERKNLDEAQRYYKLAYDKADRKSSQHDEAKKAIDDLKKNRREDRRSRRRK, encoded by the coding sequence ATGCTAAAAAAAAGCAATCCATATCCCCTGATTTTCTTGTTTTGGCTGGTACTGGCTCTGACTCCCGGCCGGGCTCAGCTTTACTCGGCCTCCGACCTCGACAAGAACTACGATATGCTGCTGAAAAACCCCGGCGTGCAGATCGAAGCAACCGAGGCCATCAATTTGCTCTATAACTACAAGTTCAGCGAGGCGGAATCCGAGTTCCGCTGGTTGAAGTACCGGTACCCCCACCACCCCATGCCTCAGTTTCTAATGGGATTGGCCGACTGGTGGAAAATTGTCCCAAATACGGACAATACGGCCTACGACGACCGTTTTCTGGCCCGCATGGATTCGTGTATTTACCTGGCGGAAAAACTTTACGAACAGAAAGAATACAAGGTGGAACCGGCTTTTTTCCTGGCAGCGGCCTATGCTTTCAAGGGGAGGCTATACGCCGAGCGCAAGCAATGGACGAAGGCTACCTTTGCGGGAAAGAACGCGCTCAAGTACCTAGAGAAAAGTAAAGGGTACGGTGAGCTGAGCCCGGAGCTATTGTTTGGCGACGGCATTTATAATTATTATTCCGAGTGGATACCTAAAGAGTACCCCCTGCTGAAACCGGTGCTGATTTTCTTTCAGAAGGGAAATAAGAAACTGGGTATCCAGCAATTGGAAAAAGTAGCCAATAACGCCTTTTATACCCGCGTAGAGGCGAGGTACTTCCTGCTGCAGATTTACAGCCTGGAAAATCAGTACGGCAAAGCGTATGATATGGCCAAGTATATGTGGCAGACGTTCCCGGACAATCCCTACTTTGAGCGCTATTTTTGCCGCTCGGCTTTTGTAACGGGCCATTCGAGCGAGGCGCGTCAGGCGGCTCGTAATATGCTGGACAAAATCGAACGTGGCCTGCCCGGCTACGAGGGCGTAAGTGGTCGGAACGCCGCCTACGTACTGGGTTATTACAGTTTCAACTACGATAAAAATTACGAAGAAGCGGCCAACTACTACCAGAAGGCCATCAACTATTCGGTTCAGACCAATTCGCTGGATGCTGGCTACTATGTGTCGTCGCTGATCGGGCTGGGTAAGATCGCCCAGGAAAGGAAGAATCTGGATGAAGCGCAGCGTTACTATAAGCTGGCCTATGATAAGGCCGACCGCAAGTCGAGCCAGCACGATGAGGCTAAGAAAGCCATTGACGATTTGAAAAAAAACCGTCGGGAGGATCGGCGCAGCCGCCGCCGCAAATAA
- a CDS encoding M14 family zinc carboxypeptidase — translation MIKPLALLIVLPISCMLSAQPIPLAQRLHKAHDSYREGTLTQRRFKHKEVQALIQSRRENPLYEVTKVGESFEGREITMIKVGHGPHTALLWTQMHGDEPTATMAIFDILNFLEAKNDGFEDLRKQLLDSTTLYIVPMLNPDGAERYQRRTAQGIDMNRDALYLQTPEGRILKELQQTLKPEFGFNLHDQSPRYSAGRSPKVATISFLATAYDYDRNINPVREKSMKMIVRMNRLLQLFIPGQVARYADDHEPRAFGDNVQKWGTTLILIESGGYLGDPEKQYIRQLNFVAILSGLSAVADGTLAAENRDDYYQIPENGRYLFDLLVRNATVKQGTKTYQTDLGINRNEVNYANATKFFTYSKVEEYGDLSTHYGSEELNAEGYLMERGKVYPTPLKNISEAAKLNPVALWKQGYTYLTVQSSTTPSRNLGLYFTVQPFHILRGTSAPTTAPDLGDTATFVLKKDGKVRYVVINGYAHDVEKPFKKTGNGIVE, via the coding sequence ATGATCAAACCGCTCGCTCTACTTATCGTCCTACCCATATCCTGTATGCTTTCGGCTCAACCCATTCCGCTGGCCCAGCGCCTGCACAAAGCCCACGACTCCTACCGCGAAGGTACCCTGACCCAGCGCCGCTTCAAGCACAAAGAGGTACAGGCTCTGATCCAGTCCCGGCGGGAAAACCCGCTGTACGAAGTCACGAAAGTAGGGGAGTCTTTCGAAGGCCGGGAAATCACGATGATCAAGGTAGGCCACGGTCCGCATACCGCCCTGCTGTGGACGCAGATGCACGGCGATGAACCGACGGCCACGATGGCGATTTTTGATATTCTCAATTTTCTGGAAGCCAAAAACGATGGCTTTGAGGATTTGAGAAAGCAGTTGCTCGATAGTACCACGCTCTATATTGTGCCCATGCTCAATCCCGATGGGGCCGAACGTTACCAGCGCCGCACCGCCCAGGGCATCGATATGAACCGTGACGCCCTCTACCTGCAAACCCCCGAAGGACGTATCCTGAAAGAGCTGCAACAAACCCTGAAACCCGAATTCGGCTTCAATCTGCACGACCAAAGCCCGCGCTACTCCGCCGGGCGCAGCCCCAAGGTCGCCACGATCTCTTTCCTGGCTACCGCCTACGACTACGACCGGAACATCAACCCCGTGCGGGAGAAATCCATGAAGATGATCGTGCGGATGAACCGCCTGCTGCAGCTGTTCATTCCCGGTCAGGTAGCGCGTTATGCTGACGACCACGAGCCTCGCGCCTTTGGTGATAATGTGCAGAAGTGGGGTACCACGCTGATCCTGATTGAATCGGGGGGGTACCTGGGCGATCCCGAGAAGCAGTACATCCGGCAGTTGAACTTCGTGGCGATCTTGTCGGGTCTATCGGCCGTAGCAGATGGTACCCTGGCTGCCGAAAACCGCGATGATTATTATCAGATTCCTGAAAACGGCCGCTACTTGTTTGATCTGCTGGTGCGCAATGCGACTGTGAAGCAGGGTACCAAAACCTACCAGACGGATCTGGGAATTAACCGTAATGAAGTCAACTACGCCAATGCTACTAAATTCTTCACATATAGCAAAGTAGAGGAATACGGCGATCTTTCGACCCACTACGGTTCGGAGGAATTGAATGCCGAAGGGTACCTTATGGAGCGGGGCAAAGTGTATCCGACTCCCTTGAAAAACATCAGCGAGGCGGCCAAGCTTAATCCTGTCGCACTCTGGAAACAGGGCTATACCTACCTGACCGTACAGTCAAGTACAACACCTTCACGAAATCTGGGCCTGTACTTTACGGTGCAGCCCTTCCATATCCTCCGGGGTACCTCTGCTCCCACCACTGCCCCCGACCTCGGCGACACCGCTACCTTTGTATTAAAAAAGGACGGAAAGGTTCGCTACGTCGTGATCAATGGCTATGCGCATGATGTGGAAAAACCCTTCAAAAAAACTGGAAACGGAATTGTGGAGTAG
- a CDS encoding MBL fold metallo-hydrolase RNA specificity domain-containing protein has translation MQLQFHGAARMVTGSKHLITTDQGTKILLDCGLFQGIQTDELNQHFGFNPSEIDYLVLSHAHIDHSGLIPRLVKQGFKGPIYCTGATADLCQIMLMDSAYIQEKDVERINKRRRHQGREELEMLYDSEDAKRALDLFKPVRYGQNFQLGKDEVDVFFTDAAHIIGSAAVNLNIKDGGTFKKLTFTGDIGRPEDKILRKWDDFPQADLIICESTYGDRLHEAQPDLQAHLQRIVYKCCVEDRGKLIIPAFAVDRTQELIYALDRLSSAGQLPRIPVYIDSPLAIKATAVMKANEEYFNPEILDYIERDGDAFAFPYLHYISDVADSKAINDRDEPCIIISASGMAEAGRVKHHIKNNIEKPSTTILFVGYAAPHTLAGQLKRGEKHVNIFGQEYEVKAHIQALESFSAHGDYNEMIDFLSCQDAARVDQLFLVHGEYDTQTSFKLKLQREGFGRIHIPEMHERVVV, from the coding sequence ATGCAGCTACAATTTCATGGTGCGGCCCGTATGGTAACGGGTAGCAAGCACCTCATCACCACCGATCAAGGTACCAAAATTCTATTGGACTGCGGCCTGTTTCAGGGTATTCAAACCGATGAACTAAATCAGCATTTCGGATTCAACCCTTCGGAAATCGACTATCTCGTGCTATCACACGCCCACATCGACCACAGTGGACTTATTCCGCGGCTGGTGAAGCAGGGGTTTAAGGGCCCGATTTATTGCACGGGAGCTACGGCGGATTTGTGCCAAATCATGCTTATGGACAGCGCCTATATTCAGGAAAAGGACGTAGAACGCATCAATAAGCGCCGTCGCCATCAGGGACGGGAAGAACTGGAAATGCTCTATGATTCCGAAGATGCCAAGCGGGCGCTGGATTTGTTCAAACCTGTACGCTACGGCCAAAATTTCCAACTGGGAAAGGATGAAGTCGATGTGTTTTTTACCGATGCTGCCCACATCATCGGCAGCGCGGCGGTGAATCTGAATATTAAAGATGGGGGTACCTTCAAGAAATTGACGTTTACGGGTGACATTGGCCGGCCCGAAGACAAAATCCTGCGCAAGTGGGACGATTTTCCACAGGCTGACCTCATCATCTGCGAGTCGACCTATGGCGACCGCCTACACGAGGCCCAGCCCGATTTGCAGGCGCACCTGCAACGCATCGTGTACAAATGTTGTGTCGAAGACCGGGGAAAACTGATCATACCCGCTTTTGCTGTGGATCGGACTCAGGAACTAATCTATGCCCTGGACCGCCTGTCCAGCGCGGGTCAACTACCGCGCATACCGGTATATATCGATAGCCCCCTGGCCATCAAGGCTACGGCGGTGATGAAAGCCAATGAAGAGTACTTCAATCCGGAAATTCTGGATTACATCGAGCGCGACGGTGATGCCTTTGCGTTCCCTTATCTCCACTATATTTCCGATGTGGCCGATTCCAAGGCCATCAATGACCGCGACGAGCCCTGCATTATCATCTCAGCGTCGGGCATGGCTGAGGCCGGGCGTGTGAAGCACCACATCAAGAATAACATCGAAAAACCTTCGACCACAATTTTGTTTGTGGGGTACGCTGCTCCCCATACCCTGGCGGGGCAGTTGAAGCGGGGCGAGAAACATGTCAATATTTTCGGGCAGGAGTACGAAGTGAAAGCCCATATTCAAGCCCTGGAATCGTTTTCAGCCCACGGCGACTACAACGAAATGATTGATTTTCTTTCTTGCCAGGATGCGGCGCGGGTAGATCAGCTTTTTCTGGTACACGGGGAGTACGACACGCAGACGAGTTTCAAACTGAAACTCCAGCGCGAAGGCTTCGGCCGCATTCACATTCCCGAAATGCACGAGCGGGTGGTAGTATAG